The following coding sequences lie in one Mercenaria mercenaria strain notata chromosome 5, MADL_Memer_1, whole genome shotgun sequence genomic window:
- the LOC128556942 gene encoding rho GTPase-activating protein 6-like isoform X2, which produces MGHMKAIDAEKAMQKSKSPSAHHRILPKRWRSKPRNSTAGQCLWSPEGNCTWCNVSGRRVVLRPVSILQLSEAERLALQKIVLQKLQSEDLGCSVVIPKEHRESGRRKKHLLSIKRSKSANISGFIHGLADREKDHQAPGLVFGIPLQKCIANDAEQRKRNSGALKERKGSDVILTRQGPRKSSSSSQGSLENITHNGTSFSESQKRNASSDSLSESESTRNNSSLIDALVLSNNRNDNLGQSYLPLYATGPPQVPHIVRVCFKHIETYGLRVLGIFRVGSSKKRTKQLRDEFDTGRDVKLNESHNPHEVGAVLKEYFRDLPEPLLTRDLYSPLLAARGLYEIEKQIEVTRMLISLLPVANRDTLWALLQFLYKVAEHSTDVLDENGQTLPGNKMDSHNLATLFGPNILHKAKATEKEFTVESMERAEERKEVIEVVQAMVDKHQLLFQIPASLHDEILKLLLETDPETTEQILKRISSDNGIDPDPDTSSSLYDDSDASLPHSPVSENNLNIKDSSGLQSTPTLRVARSAEILTPVARRKFFYSSPEEESVNHRRKSDVNNPMERPKFHLVIENSPSPPEVTKTPLSSRTTRNKMSRENSSPDLSSRPHSIHGERPHSELYSTPKTLSIPPPNYMRLQTAEPCRSNSSFSNPPSRSESFTGSNYSGSRAGSSSPRVTSSIQRPLNFNRGTPEVENEWQKNRWRQWDNMASEKPVEGYEQETLV; this is translated from the exons GGTAACTGTACATGGTGCAATGTAAGCGGACGGAGGGTTGTACTTCGGCCTGTCAGTATTCTACAGCTGTCAGAGGCAGAAAGACTTGCGCTGCAGAAAATAGTTCTTCAAAAACTCCAGTCGGAAGACCTTGGTTGCTCTGTAGTGATACCTAAAG agCACCGAGAATCTGGTCGAAGAAAGAAACATTTGTTGTCAATAAAGCGAAGCAAGTCTGCCAATATCAGTGGCTTCATCCACGGTCTTGCCGATAGGGAAAAAG ATCACCAGGCACCGGGGCTCGTGTTTGGAATACCACTACAAAAGTGTATCGCCAATGACGCAGAGCAGCGGAAACGGAACAGCGGCGCATTAAAGGAACGCAAGGGCTCTGACGTCATTTTGACGCGACAAGGGCCAAGAAAGTCAAGCAGCTCGTCACAGGGATCGTTGGAAAATATAACCCACAATGGAACCTCGTTTTCTGAGAGTCAGAAG AGAAATGCTAGCAGCGACTCATTGTCCGAGTCAGAAAGCACTCGGAATAATTCTAGTCTTATCGATGCTTTGGTATTATCAAACAACCGCAACGACAATCTAGGTCAGAGTTACCTTCCGTTATATGCTACCGGACCACCACAGGTCCCGCATATTGTGAGGGTCTGTTTTAAACATATAGAAACTTATG GTTTACGGGTACTTGGAATATTTAGAGTTGGTTCTTCAAAGAAGAGAACGAAGCAGTTACGAGACGAGTTCGATACAGGACGAGATGTAAAACTTAATGAGTCACACAACCCACATGAAGTTGGGGCTGTCCTGAAAGAATACTTTAGGGATTTACCCGAACCTTTGCTAACAAGGGACCTTTATTCGCCCCTTCTCGCTGCTAGAG GGTTATATGAAATCGAGAAACAAATTGAAGTGACCCGGATGTTGATATCACTACTTCCGGTGGCGAACCGCGACACCTTGTGGGCATTACTGCAGTTTTTGTACAAGGTCGCCGAACATTCCACTGATGTATTGGATGAAAATGGCCAAACA TTGCCTGGTAACAAGATGGATTCTCACAACCTCGCCACATTGTTTGGTCCAAACATCCTACACAAGGCAAAGGCCACAGAGAAAGAGTTTACCGTGGAGAGCATGGAGAGAGCAGAGGAAAGGAAGGAGGTTATAGAAGTTGTCCAGGCCATGGTTGATAAACATCAGCTACTGTTTCAG ATTCCAGCAAGTTTACATGACGAGATTCTCAAGTTGCTATTGGAAACCGATCCTGAAACTACTGAACAAATCCTGAAAAGAATATCTAGCGATAACGG GATCGATCCTGACCCAGACACGTCGAGCAGTCTATATGATGACAGTGACGCATCCTTGCCACACTCTCCTGtcagtgaaaataatttaaatataaaggATTCTAGTGGACTACAGTCAACCCCGACATTGCGGGTTGCCAGAAGTGCCGAAATTCTTACGCCAGTTGCCAGGCGTAAATTCTTTTATTCTTCCCCAGAGGAAGAAAGTGTAAATCATAGACGCAAAAGCGATGTAAATAATCCCATGGAACGACCGAAGTTTCATCTCGTTATTGAAAATTCTCCCAGTCCACCGGAAGTGACTAAAACACCACTAAGTTCACGAACTACGCGCAATAAAATGTCACGTGAGAATTCTAGTCCGGATCTATCCTCGAGGCCACATTCTATTCATGGTGAACGGCCTCATTCAGAACTATATAGTACACCGAAAACATTATCCATTCCCCCACCAAACTATATGAGACTGCAAACCGCAGAGCCATGCCGGTCTAATTCTTCATTTAGTAATCCGCCTTCACGTTCAGAAAGTTTTACTGGTTCAAATTATAGCGGAAGTCGAGCTGGCTCGAGTTCACCTCGAGTGACGTCATCTATTCAGAGACCTTTGAACTTTAATCGCGGTACACCGGAAGTGGAAAATGAATGGCAGAAAAATCGGTGGCGGCAATGGGATAATATGGCATCTGAAAAACCAGTGGAAGGGTATGAACAAGAAACACTTGTGTGA